The Pecten maximus chromosome 14, xPecMax1.1, whole genome shotgun sequence genome includes a region encoding these proteins:
- the LOC117342260 gene encoding uncharacterized protein LOC117342260 isoform X2 encodes MASKLGRSIIKAQRPIRPKGQVKCDVHKQNEVVFLCQDCKMLICTKCSITLHKEHINSFLEISDIKTRHNQILQDFVNETENVNIPKLNQEIISSRTKKTSCKPMYDKLRKNIIDNTKKCKLELDKITEDYIALCDKMEVAAMDLIQTHITDLESRLKTLRELSSEYKQTLQTGTSVLVYDSVTEIREMDPDIPPTPNIDMAQFTPGIDRLSHLKQALGNLKLTTDHLQAGSATSGHSDQRPVVRPKQSTEAGQASTGEVRYKLRDRPTVMSQFPYPE; translated from the coding sequence ATGGCTTCAAAACTCGGCCGCTCAATTATCAAAGCACAGCGTCCTATTAGACCCAAAGGACAAGTAAAGTGTGATGTCCACAAACAAAATGAAGTCGTATTTTTATGTCAGGACTGTAAAATGTTAATCTGTACAAAATGTTCTATCACTCTCCATAAAGAACATATAAACAGTTTTCTGGAGATATCTGACATCAAAACACGACACAATCAAATACTCCAGGACTTTGTCaatgaaacagaaaatgtaaatattccaaAACTTAACCAAGAAATCATCTCATCTCGAACAAAAAAGACTTCATGTAAACCTATGTACGATAAACTTCGCAAAAACATCATCGACAATACTAAAAAATGTAAGTTAGAGTTAGACAAAATCACTGAGGATTATATCGCACTTTGTGACAAGATGGAGGTGGCGGCCATGGACCTAATACAGACCCACATCACAGACCTGGAGAGTAGACTGAAAACTTTGAGGGAACTCTCATCAGAGTATAAACAGACTCTCCAGACAGGAACCAGTGTACTCGTGTACGACTCGGTAACAGAAATCCGGGAAATGGATCCAGACATCCCACCGACACCTAACATAGACATGGCACAGTTTACTCCGGGTATAGACAGACTAAGTCACCTAAAACAGGCCCTCGGGAACCTCAAACTTACTACTGACCATCTCCAGGCAGGATCGGCAACTAGTGGTCACTCCGACCAACGTCCAGTAGTCCGACCAAAACAGTCTACAGAGGCTGGTCAAGCGTCCACTGGAGAAGTCCGGTACAAACTTCGTGACCGTCCAACCGTCATGTCCCAGTTCCCATACCCGGAGTAA
- the LOC117341870 gene encoding uncharacterized protein LOC117341870, translating into MLASRPERVPGCGPEGLQFSLGPSCVAEYIRKLMALPFLPSPQIYDAFVKLKRLANTPELTQLVDYLDRYWFRSGVWSTANWCVHRQSVRTNNDVEGWHRRINTKARRANLPFYMLVPLLHQEGRLVTLQMRLVAEQALRRQQTTVYRRIQGRIQTLLDQVCKTY; encoded by the exons ATGTTGGCGAGCCGTCCGGAGCGTGTTCCCGGGTGTGGACCTGAAGGGCTGCAGTTTTCACTGGGCCCAAGCT GTGTTGCGGAATACATCCGGAAGTTGATGGCGTTGCCGTTCCTCCCGTCGCCTCAGATTTACGACGCCTTTGTGAAGCTGAAGCGTCTGGCCAACACCCCAGAGCTGACTCAGCTGGTCGATTACCTCGACAG ATACTGGTTCAGGAGCGGTGTCTGGTCGACTGCGAACTGGTGCGTCCATCGACAGTCCGTCCGCACCAACAACGACGTAGAGG GTTGGCATCGCAGGATCAACACCAAGGCTCGCCGGGCGAACCTCCCGTTCTACATGCTCGTCCCATTGCTTCACCAGGAAGGCCGCCTCGTCACCCTCCAGATGAGGCTGGTAGCCGAGCAGGCCCTGCGTCGCCAGCAGACTACAGTGTACCGCCGCATCCAGGGGAGGATCCAGACGTTGTTGGACCAGGTATGTAAAACTTATTGA
- the LOC117341661 gene encoding uncharacterized protein LOC117341661: protein MLIISNNYIDQFIYVPASKSSMKPSTSGGDSKHHIRTSLEVQHEAFYLWWGFKTAVRRDISTKHRGTCFVHPSCCRKAWIDQSCWNGSRRILKVPSQYHRLACCRSRSWVGVANIR, encoded by the exons ATGTtgattatatcaaataattatatcGATCAATTCATATACGTACCAGCCTCGAAGTCCAGCATGAAGCCTTCTACCTCTGGTGGGGATTCCAAACATCATATACGTACCAGCCTCGAAGTCCAGCATGAAGCCTTCTACCTctggtggggattcaaaacaG CTGTCCGACGTGACATCAGTACGAAGCACAGAGGGACCTGCTTCGTACATCCGTCCTGCTGCAGGAAGGCGTGGATTGACCAGAGCTGCTGGAACGGCTCCCGGCGGATCTTGAAGGTCCCGTCACAGTACCATCGTCTCGCCTGCTGCAGAAGCCGAAGCTGGGTAGGTGTGGCAAACATCAGATGA